The region AAATTATGTTAATATATAGAGGTTTTAAAGATGGACATTGAGATTGGTCCCTTGAGTTCTCTCCGATGGTAAGATTATatactattttttttttaaaaaatggaTCTGGACAAAAGAGGTGGCAAGGAACTCAACAAAAACATTATTTATTATCTTTCACTGAATCATTGAGATAATTTTTTTTTGTCTCAAATACGAATTATCACAAAAATCTCAAAAAGAATACAATCATATATTTTCATTAAacatatatataaatattaataatataaaaaagaatacataataaaaatatattattttgtctagtatataaattttcataaatattaatattatatatataaaagaatattataataaaaatatattattttgtctagtatataatttttcataaatattaatattatatatatataaaagaatactataataaaaatattattttgtCTAGTAATAAATATATCAAGCAAAATACAATTAAAAAAATTGCCAAAGATCCTGACTATTAAACATAGTAGAGTATTTTTCACATTGATATACCAAAAACTTCACACATTTAAGAATCTAGAATATACAATGCATTTTTCACAATCCAACTAACTGTTTATCTTCAAGAAATTAATAAAAATCATGACAATCTTCCGGACCTAAAACAAATAGTAATGAATAAGGTACATCAAATTTGAAGTTGATTGAAATaataaattgataaaatattatatcaatataaaaaatattaataaaatattatGGATAAAAATATGTTCATATTGATTAACAAAAGTATCCTATCTAATCTATATATACTCATGAGAGAgcatgttttttttttaaaataaaaaaagattgaGTTTTTTATAAATCGATTTAACTAAAAAAAGAGTATGCCTTAGATCATAAAAAAAACCTTTTAAATTTATCAGATCAATCTATTTGAATaacttttttattattattgtgtTAGGTTAGATTTATacatatttttttttttgattattttaaaaaaCTTATGAAAATAAGATGAAAATATTTTATAAACAATGTTATATGTTATTTTCATAAGTTTTCTTAAATAAATAGTCTCACAAAAACTTATACTAAAAGATAAGTTAAAATAAATCGATAAAAAAAATTAGTCTAATTTGTCTTTTAATTTGTTAtccatttaaatattatttaaattatttatttatatatatttaaaataaataaactTTTATGTAAGCTAACAAACTAATCATATTTTCGAAAAAGTCCGAACTAAAAATAAGTCAATGAAAGACTACATAGCAAACTTAAGCTTCAATTTTTTTGACAGATAAAACTTAGATTTTTTAAAACCTAGTTCGATTAACCTAGTCATTCCTACGAGACATCTAGAATCaaatatataaaataatataGGTTGAAAATTGTGTAATGaatattataaaaattataatatatttttaaaacaaatttatatattaatattttttataacAAAATTTGACAATTATATCTATATTCTTAAAAATAATCAATAAAGTTAAATTAAATTTTGAActtattttaatttaaaatctTTAGATAGTAAATAAGagataattttttttaattaataaaaataattatgaATGGTTATTTCTAAAAGCTACGTTAACTCTTGTCTAAGATTTTTCCACAAAATTCAATAGTAGTATCTTTTTATAAGTGATGTCAATTAAAATCTATGTATTTGATAAAGACTCGAGGAAACACATATGATGAAATATTTTCATGAGAGGTATAAATTGTGTGACGAGTATGCATTGAAAGAAGGCAGTCAAAAGTGGGAAAGGGCAAGGCTAGAAGAGTCGCTTGGGAATAGAAAGACTTCACCATCCACCGCACGTATGTCCATTGTTATGACCACCGTCCATTGAACCACTTCAAATAAAAACACGCTTCTCACGTTTACTACTACCCAAAAAGAACTTTATACTGttaagttaattaattaaatcattaTTGTTTAAAAAGATACTACAAATAATGAGGGGTGATATGTACTACAAATAACACAGTTAGCATCAGCACTACCACCACTTTGATACTCCTAACATAAAGTAGAGGAAGAAAACAGAGAAATGGAGCTACAACGTGGAAATTTGAATACTATAATCGACCCAAGAAGCGGGTTTTGCAGTTCCAATTCAGTCTTCTACAGCAAAAGAAAACCTCTCTCTCTTCCTCCAAACCACTCCTTAGATGCCACCACTTTCATCTCCTCCCGCGCTCATCACGGCAACATCGCCTTCATCGACGCCTCCACCGGCCGTCAATTCACCTACCAACAACTCTGGCGAGCTGTTGATTCCGTCACCTCCTCACTCTCCACCATGGGAATTCGAAAAGGCGACGTCATCCTCCTCTTATCTCCCAACTCCATCTACTTTCCCGTCGTCTGTCTCTCCGTCATGTCCCTCGGCGCCGTCATCACTACCACCAATCCCCTCAACACAACACGCGAAATCGCAAAGCAGATCGCAGACTCCAAACCCGTCCTCGCCTTCACAACCCCTCAACTCGTTTCCAAAATCACTGGAGCATCCCCCTCACTCCCAATTATTCTCATGGACACAGACGGCAACTCATCATCAACAAACACACTGGAGAAAATGATGGAGAAAGAACCGGAGTTGAGTAGAGTGAGTGAGCGAGTCAACCAGGACGACACGGCCACTCTACTTTACTCTTCCGGAACTACTGGACCCAGCAAAGGAGTAGTATCTTCCCACAAGAACCTGATAGCGATGGTTCAAATCGTAATGTCTAGGTTCAGTAAAGAAGAAGAGGATCGTGGAGAAACATTCATATGTACGGTTCCAATGTTTCATATATACGGTCTTGCGGTGTTTGCTACGGGGCTTCTCGCATTAGGTTCAACCATCGTTGTCCTCTCCAAGTTCGAGATGCATGACCTGCTTTCATCCATTGAG is a window of Lathyrus oleraceus cultivar Zhongwan6 chromosome 6, CAAS_Psat_ZW6_1.0, whole genome shotgun sequence DNA encoding:
- the LOC127091569 gene encoding probable CoA ligase CCL5, which translates into the protein MELQRGNLNTIIDPRSGFCSSNSVFYSKRKPLSLPPNHSLDATTFISSRAHHGNIAFIDASTGRQFTYQQLWRAVDSVTSSLSTMGIRKGDVILLLSPNSIYFPVVCLSVMSLGAVITTTNPLNTTREIAKQIADSKPVLAFTTPQLVSKITGASPSLPIILMDTDGNSSSTNTLEKMMEKEPELSRVSERVNQDDTATLLYSSGTTGPSKGVVSSHKNLIAMVQIVMSRFSKEEEDRGETFICTVPMFHIYGLAVFATGLLALGSTIVVLSKFEMHDLLSSIEKFRASFLPLVPPILVAMLNNADAIKSKYDLSSLHSVVSGGAPLSKEVTEGFIEKYPNVRILQGYGLTESSGIGASTESLEESRRYGTAGLIACLTEAMIVHTETGKPLPVNQTGELWLRGPTIMKGYFSNEEATTSTINPEGWLRTGDVCYIDNDGFLFVVDRLKELIKYKGYQVPPAELEALLLTHPAILDAAVIPYPDKEAGQCPMAYVVRKSGSNLSQTQVMDFVAEQVAPYKRIRKVAFISSVPKNPSGKILRKDLIALATSKI